From Homalodisca vitripennis isolate AUS2020 chromosome 1, UT_GWSS_2.1, whole genome shotgun sequence, the proteins below share one genomic window:
- the LOC124374456 gene encoding uncharacterized protein LOC124374456, which produces MKQFRHCYDFPSNIQPPPKKQRRVVIKKKLPVPIQPPSADLRFEANTSMSSVLLLPLEHDQSVSTPNEQKSTVGLHQTPDKRKTASPSTSLSPRKVLLRRKVKALKQKLKRRDCKLRSMKELISNLKNKFKAPDSLIEIVENNFTGLPFELLLSSLKNKGKK; this is translated from the exons atgaagcaattccGACATTGTTATGACTTTCCATCAAATATCCAACCACCGCCAAAAAAACAGAGGAGGGTTGTCATCAAAAAGAAGTTACCCGTACCTATTCAGCCACCTAGTGCAGATCTTCGATTTGAAGCCAACACGTCTATGTCATCG GTTCTGCTGCTGCCGTTGGAACACGACCAGTCAGTTTCCACACCAAACGAGCAAAAATCAACAGTTGGCCTACATCAAACACCG GATAAGCGGAAAACTGCATCACCATCCACATCTCTATCTCCCAGAAAAGTGCTATTGCGCCGGAAGGTTAAAGCtctaaagcaaaaattaaaaagaagggaCTGTAAATTAAGGtcaatgaaagaattgatttcaaatttgaaaaacaaatttaaagcacCAGATTCGTTAATCGAAATTGTAGAAAACAACTTTACAGGGTTGCCTTTCGAGTTATTGTTGAGTAGCctgaaaaacaaaggaaaaaagtaa